A portion of the Salvelinus alpinus chromosome 33, SLU_Salpinus.1, whole genome shotgun sequence genome contains these proteins:
- the LOC139563346 gene encoding tyrosine-protein kinase CSK-like translates to MSGIQVPWLPGTECVAKYNFQSTNEQDLPFCKGDVLTIIGVTRDPNWYKAKNTVGREGTIPANYVQKREGVKSGGKLSLMPWFHGKITREQAERLLYPPETGLFLARESTNYPGDYTLCVSCDGKVEHYRIIYHNGKLSIDEEEFFQNLMQLVEHYTKDADGLCTRLIKPKLMEGTVAAQDEFSRSGWALNRKELKLIQTIGKGEFGDVMVGDYRGTKVAVKCIKHDATAQAFIAEASVMTQLRHNNLVQLLGVIVEERGSLYIVTEYMAKGSLVDYLRSRGRTVLGGDCLLKFSLDVCEAMEYLEANNFVHRDLAARNVLVSDDNIAKVSDFGLTKEASSTQDTAKLPVKWTSPEALREKRFSTKSDVWSYGILLWEIYSFGRVPYPRIPLKEVVPRVEKGYKMDAPDGCPVVVYDVMKQCWTLDVGLRPSFRMLRDKLSHIRAKELYL, encoded by the exons ATGTCTGGGATCCAG GTGCCATGGTTGCCTGGCACAGAGTGTGTAGCCAAGTACAACTTCCAGTCGACGAATGAACAGGACCTGCCTTTCTGTAAAGGAGATGTGTTGACCATAATCGGAGTCACCAGG GATCCCAACTGGTACAAAGCGAAGAACACAGTGGGCAGAGAGGGAACCATCCCAGCTAACTACGTCcagaaaagggaaggggtcaaGTCAGGGGGAAAACTCAGTCTTATGCC ATGGTTCCATGGTAAGATAACGCGGGAGCAGGCAGAGCGCCTCCTCTACCCCCCAGAGACTGGTCTGTTCCTGGCGAGGGAGAGCACCAACTACCCCGGGGACTACACCCTGTGTGTCAGCTGTGACGGCAAGGTGGAGCACTACCGCATCATCTACCACAACGGCAAGCTCAGCATCGACGAGGAGGAGTTCTTCCAGAACCTCATGCAGCTGGTGGAG CACTACACTAAAGACGCCGACGGCCTCTGTACCAGACTCATCAAGCCAAAGCTGATGGAGGGAACGGTGGCCGCCCAGGATGAATTCTCCAGGA GCGGCTGGGCCTTGAACAGAAAGGAACTCAAGCTCATCCAGACCATTGGCAAAGGGGAGTTTGGAG ATGTGATGGTGGGGGACTACAGAGGGACCAAGGTGGCAGTGAAGTGCATCAAACACGACGCCACGGCCCAGGCGTTCATCGCTGAGGCCTCCGTCATGAC GCAACTGAGGCACAACAACCTGGTTCAGCTGCTGGGGGTGATCGTagaggagaggggcagtctctacATCGTCACAGAGTACATGGCCAAG GGCAGTCTAGTGGACTACCTCCGTTCTCGAGGACGGACCGTGCTGGGAGGAGACTGTTTGCTCAAATTCTCACT TGACGTATGTGAAGCCATGGAATACCTGGAGGCCAATAACTTTGTGCACAGAGACCTGGCGGCCCGGAACGTGCTGGTGTCTGACGACAACATCGCCAAGGTCAGCGACTTTGGTCTGACCAAGGAGGCCTCGTCCACACAGGACACTGCCAAACTGCCCGTCAAATGGACCTCCCCCGAAGCCCTGCGAGAGAAG AGGTTCTCCACTAAGTCAGACGTGTGGAGTTATGGTATCCTGCTATGGGAGATCTACTCCTTTGGGCGTGTGCCTTACCCCAGAATT ccCCTGAAGGAGGTGGTGCCGCGGGTGGAGAAGGGTTACAAGATGGACGCCCCCGACGGCTGCCCAGTGGTGGTTTACGACGTCATGAAGCAGTGCTGGACCCTGGACGTGGGGCTGCGGCCCTCCTTCCGCATGCTGAGAGACAAGCTGTCGCATATCAGAGCCAAGGAGCTCTACCTGTGA